Within the Candidatus Neomarinimicrobiota bacterium genome, the region GGCATATCTCAGGAAGTAGCTACTGAAAGAAAGGCGATTGTTGATGGCGCTGCCGGTCATGCTTGCGGTCATCATTTATTTGGAACAGCATCCATAGCTGCAGCCATTGCGGTAAAAGACTATTTAAAGAAAACGGGACAAAAAGGGACGATCAGACTCTACGGTACACCAGCTGAAGAAGGCGGTTCCGGGAAAGTTTATATGGTTCGCGCTGGACTTTTTGATGATGTGGATGTTGTCCTTCACTGGCATGCCGGTGATCAGAATATGGCCAGTCCAAGATCATCAATGGCCAACCGTTCAGCAAAATTTAGATTTCACGGTTATTCCGCCCACGCCGCCGGCGCCCCGGAAAAAGGGCGTTCATCTTTAGATGCGGTGGAAGCTATGAACCACATGGTGAACCTCATGCGGGAACATATTCCCGATGGTTCACGCATTCACTATGTCATTACTCATGGCGGCGATGCCCCCAATGTGGTCCCGGACTATGCAGAAGTTTATTATTACGTTCGTGATTTTAATGTAGATATTCTTGAGGGCATCTGGGGAAGAGTTATAAAAACTGCAGAAGGTGCAGCCTTAGGGACAGGTACT harbors:
- a CDS encoding amidohydrolase — translated: GISQEVATERKAIVDGAAGHACGHHLFGTASIAAAIAVKDYLKKTGQKGTIRLYGTPAEEGGSGKVYMVRAGLFDDVDVVLHWHAGDQNMASPRSSMANRSAKFRFHGYSAHAAGAPEKGRSSLDAVEAMNHMVNLMREHIPDGSRIHYVITHGGDAPNVVPDYAEVYYYVRDFNVDILEGIWGRVIKTAEGAALGTGTRLEYEIIHGNRPVLANNVAQKIMYKNLVEIGGVSYTKKERKFAEEIYKTLRSPDRDISSAAVVQPYKFSKGGGSTDVGDVSWMVPTAGLRTATWIPGTSAHTWQAVAAGGMGIGMKGMMNAAKAIAGTAVDLYNNPEAVKDAKKELIERRGLKFNYYSLLGDRKPPLDYRK